A single genomic interval of Mycolicibacterium holsaticum DSM 44478 = JCM 12374 harbors:
- a CDS encoding XdhC family protein, protein MRDVLDQLLSVWKAGGTAGVATVVRTIRSAPREPGAAMIVAPDGSVAGSVSGGCVEAAVYELANEVVASGRPELQRYGVSDDDAFAVGLTCGGIIDIFAEPMSRDTFPQLQEIADDIAAHRPTAVATVIAHPDPQVVGRRLVVGPDAADGTLGSARADAAVTDDARGLLAAGRTTVLSYGPDGQRQETGMEVFVASHAPRPRMLIFGAIDFASALAQQAALLGYRVTVCDARPVFATPARFPAADEVVVKWPDRYLAEQAEQGAIDARTAICVLTHDPKFDVPVLQVALRLPEVGYIGVMGSRRTHDDRTARLREAGLTDAELCRLASPIGLDLGARTPEETAVSIAAELIARRWGGGGRPLTETSGRIHRDG, encoded by the coding sequence GTGCGCGACGTACTCGACCAGCTGCTGTCGGTGTGGAAGGCCGGCGGAACCGCGGGCGTGGCAACCGTCGTGCGCACGATCCGGTCGGCACCGCGCGAACCCGGCGCCGCGATGATCGTCGCTCCCGACGGCTCGGTCGCGGGCTCGGTGTCGGGCGGCTGCGTGGAGGCCGCGGTGTACGAGCTGGCCAACGAGGTCGTCGCCTCGGGCCGGCCGGAACTGCAGCGCTACGGCGTCAGCGACGACGACGCGTTCGCGGTCGGGCTCACCTGCGGCGGCATCATCGACATCTTCGCCGAGCCGATGTCGCGCGACACCTTCCCGCAGCTGCAGGAGATCGCCGACGACATCGCCGCGCACCGCCCGACGGCCGTCGCGACCGTCATCGCCCACCCCGACCCGCAGGTGGTCGGTCGCCGGCTGGTCGTCGGACCGGACGCGGCCGACGGGACGTTGGGTTCGGCGCGCGCCGACGCCGCGGTCACCGACGACGCACGTGGGCTGCTCGCCGCGGGGCGCACGACCGTGCTGTCCTACGGCCCCGACGGTCAGCGTCAGGAAACCGGGATGGAGGTGTTCGTCGCCAGCCACGCCCCGCGCCCCCGGATGCTGATCTTCGGTGCGATCGACTTCGCCAGCGCGCTCGCCCAACAGGCCGCACTGCTCGGCTACCGGGTGACGGTGTGCGACGCACGGCCGGTGTTCGCGACGCCGGCCCGCTTCCCCGCCGCCGACGAAGTCGTCGTGAAATGGCCCGACCGCTACCTGGCCGAGCAGGCCGAGCAGGGCGCCATCGACGCGCGGACGGCGATCTGTGTGCTCACCCACGATCCCAAGTTCGACGTGCCGGTGCTGCAGGTGGCGCTGCGGTTGCCCGAGGTCGGCTACATCGGGGTGATGGGGTCGCGACGCACCCACGACGATCGGACAGCCCGGCTACGCGAGGCCGGGCTGACCGACGCCGAGTTATGCCGACTGGCCAGTCCGATCGGGCTGGATCTGGGTGCGCGCACACCCGAGGAGACCGCAGTGTCGATCGCCGCGGAGCTCATCGCCCGGCGGTGGGGCGGCGGCGGTCGCCCGCTGACCGAGACGAGCGGCCGGATCCACCGCGACGGATGA
- a CDS encoding M15 family metallopeptidase, translated as MLDPEGKRASVVQHYRNAAKRIVAGLFVAFAWCATPAVALASPVPPVSDAARAAGLVDVRTVVPDAVIDLRYATPDNFVGEQLYPSDARCLVHESIAAGLATAAQALRPDVLVFWDCYRPHDVQVRMYEAVSDSGWVARPGPYARSHEAGLSVDVTLARDGAYVDMGTGFDEFTTRANAYATDGVSAAAQRNRARLREAMKAGGLSVYSGEWWHFDAPNAGVNHPILDAPVN; from the coding sequence ATGCTCGATCCGGAAGGAAAGCGGGCCAGCGTAGTGCAGCACTACCGCAACGCGGCGAAGAGGATCGTGGCGGGCCTGTTCGTGGCGTTTGCGTGGTGCGCGACGCCCGCGGTCGCGCTCGCCTCCCCGGTGCCGCCGGTATCGGATGCGGCAAGGGCAGCGGGTCTGGTCGATGTGCGCACGGTCGTCCCGGATGCGGTCATCGACCTGCGCTACGCCACACCGGACAACTTCGTCGGCGAACAGCTGTACCCGAGCGACGCGCGCTGTCTGGTGCACGAGTCGATCGCCGCGGGTCTTGCGACGGCGGCTCAAGCGCTGCGCCCCGACGTGCTGGTGTTCTGGGACTGTTACCGGCCCCACGATGTGCAGGTGCGGATGTATGAGGCGGTATCGGACTCTGGTTGGGTGGCGCGGCCAGGACCCTACGCGCGCAGCCATGAAGCCGGTCTGTCGGTCGACGTCACATTGGCGCGCGACGGCGCCTACGTCGACATGGGCACCGGCTTCGACGAGTTCACGACGCGCGCCAACGCGTATGCGACCGACGGCGTCAGCGCGGCCGCCCAGCGAAACCGGGCCCGGTTACGCGAGGCGATGAAAGCCGGTGGGCTTTCGGTGTATTCGGGAGAGTGGTGGCACTTCGACGCTCCGAACGCCGGCGTCAACCATCCGATTCTCGACGCGCCAGTGAACTAA